In Salvelinus alpinus chromosome 19, SLU_Salpinus.1, whole genome shotgun sequence, the genomic stretch GGTAAACTTGTCATCATGTCCAACAAGGACCGCTTTGACATCCGAGGCCAATGCGCAGTTAAATATAGTGCCGTCAGGCGCGTCTTCGTCACCAACGAAAGGAATGCCAGCCTGTAACAGTTCATTACGCACTCCCTCGCCGCCGATGACAAACACCTTACCTTGCACCTTAGCGACATCTCTCAGGTAAAGCGCCGAACAATACGAGGAGCTGAATATCTGATCTTGCATAACATCAGTAAAGCCCAGACGGAGGAACTTGTTCACGTAATTCCCACGTGGCCTAGTGCAATTGTTTGTAACGAAAAACACGTTTTTGCCGTGTTTGATCAAAGAACTCACCACCTTAGGGGCACCAGTTATTGCCTTTTCTCCGTGCCATATCACGCCATCGCAATCGAAAAGGAAGAAATCTTTTGCATTAAGCAGATTTCTTATTTGAGAGCCTCCAATCTTCCGACATTCCTTGAAGCCGAAGGCGCGTGCGCCGGCCATTCTTAACGTTAGATAGCCAATTTCTCACCTTTTCATATGCCAAAACATACTGCAATGTCATAGGTTTCAACCATCATTTGACGTTTTATGTATCGATGACGTTGACATTTCATAATCAACAGAATAAACAAGATTTAACCACGCCTTTCTGTAATGATAAACCAATGAAACTGCAGCGCTCGCATTGTATCCAACGTTGTTACAATGGGCGGATTCGATTATGCTCAGCCGCGGGGCACCGGGCCCGTCTCACATCAACGGGTAAAaacggggagggaggagggcaaTTCTCAAATCGAACGGTAATCTGTGTGTAACCGGTATGAAAttactagctagttagcggggtgcacacTAATATCGTTTcgatcggtgacgtcactcgctctgagaccttgaagtagttgttcatGTAGCTTGCTCTGAAAGGgttgtggcttttgtggagcgataggtaacgatgcttcgagggcaTTAGTTGTTGaggtgtgcagagggtccctggttcgagcccaggtaggagtgaGGAGAGTGAAATAAGGAAGAGACTATTACATGTGACGCTCGGTCAATATGTCAACAAGGCAGCAGCACAGTGCATCGTAATTTGTCATGAAATTAATGTTTGAATTTTCTAAATATTTTTAATTGGGAAGACAGATAAAGCGTTTatatcaaaagcaatcacttttgcataGATAAACGCAGAATCCTACTAATTACTACACATGCTTAATtacgtcacttttgttttgagacGATTTCGCCGTGGGCTTTGAACGGGGCACCTGGCGCACGTCCGGGGGAGGCAGCCCGGTTCCAAATCGAATGCAATCGATTTCCAACCGAAACACGCCTACACGGGGGCCCGGGCGACTTTAATCGATCCCCTTCAATGTAACCAGAGTTCTGTTGTAACATGGACACTCTTTTCACCGCATTTCTCCAAGTGGGCGTAGATTTCAACAGCACACTGCATCGAGAACGAGCCGAGTACTCGCCCAAATCCGGATTGTTGacaaaatgtattgaatttacattttatttaaatgttgCATAATCTGAAAATTGGTAAAGCAAAACAAATTCTAaatccctgtaaaaataaaaatgtttttgtatACCCCTGTGTATAAAGCTTGTCTGTATTAGTTGGTATACTGTTTTGTAAGATACTTTGTATATTGTGTTATGAGTTGTTAATCAAATAAAAGGTTTTATCGTGGAATCTTTTTCAACACATCTAACTACAGTAATGGTTGTTACCATTTTATCATGGAGGTAAGTTACAAAGATGAAGTAATGTCATCGCagaattatttaattttttacctttatttaactagggaagtcagttgagaacaaattcttattttcaatgacggcctaggaactatgggttaactgccttgttcagaggcagaacgacagatttttaccttgtcaactcggggattcgatcttgcaacctttcggttactagtctaaCGCGCTCTAAccggggcggcagatagcctaatTCACGTTATGTTTGCTATTTCATACAGCCACAGAATAGAACATTTTGTATTCGGATTTCGCATTGTTTAACCTACTAAACTAGGCATAATATTGTATACTGCGCTCAAAGTACATTTTGGTTTCAAAACTTTAAGTCCTACTAACACATTCTTAGTACTGTTAGAAAACTAAACATTTATTAACAGTGCCAGAAACTATGTGACTACTACAGAACCCGAGATACAGCATGCCAAAACCCCCTGAAGTGTAgttttgttcgtttttttcttCGGAACACATAGTAAACATGTCAtccttgggccaatcagtgtaattttgtaaacaACGTCTCTTTCTGGCAAGAGCATCATTCACTCAACTTTCATCAAAATGTCTGCGATATCACGTGGGTTAGCTAGACTCATTTCCCTGAGCACGTGTGCCAAATTTCAGTACACAagtcaaacagatcaagagatGTAAACATGTCTGTTATAGTGCCACTGTGTGGTCGATGTCTTGAAAGTGTTTTAAACACATACCAAACTGTGTTACAATGCGAATATCCTTAACGGATTTATATGTATTTATGTTCCTGACCACACCCACGTGAATGTTTATTGGTACTAGTCTGGAAAATATTGCATTGAGAGACCTTTGTCCATAGATGCCACAGTTTCATGCAGATCGGTCATTCGGTACCAGAAGAGTAGCGTTTTTTACAAAATTCTAAATGGCAGAAAATCCATCACGGCAGACCTAAGGCAAATGTGTTCCTTGTGAGAGGGCTATATGTACCAACTTTCATGTTTTAGGTCAAACAAGGTGAGGGGTGTGACCTTTCAAAGTTAGCATTTCCAGTCTTTTATAGCACCACCATCTGGCCAATCAGTGAAATTTTGTAAATGCTGGATCTCTATGGAATGACAGATCATTCACCGATGTTTCTTCAAAATCAGGCCTTTGCTGTCTGAGATATCCCATGTGAGTGTAACAGATGTGAAATaggtagctagttagcggtggtgcgcgctaatagcgtttcaatcggttacgttactcgctttgagaccttgaagtagtggttccccttgctctgcaagggccgtggcttttgtggagcgatgggtaacgtgggtgactgttgatgtgtgcagagggtccctggttcgcgcccgtgtcggggcgaggggacggactaaagttaaactgttacattggtgccgtgacccggatcactggttgctgcggaaaaggaggtcGAAacgggggtgagtgtaacggatgtgaaatggctagctagttagcggtggtgcgcgctaatagtgtttcaatcggttacgtcactcgctttgagaccttgaagtagtggttccccttgttctgcaagggccgcggcttttgtggagcgatgcttcgtgggtgactgttgttgatgtgtgcagagggtccctggttcgcgcccgtgtcggggcgaggggacggactaaagttaaactgttacatgacTAACGTATGAACAGACGGAGATCCACAGTCCCCTCCCCGATTTAATTGTGGGGGCAACTATAAAGTATAGACCCACCATAGTGATGTCAGTGAAGAAGTTGGGGACGGGTAACACATTTTAGGGAAAGATCCACCACAAAATCACAATTGTGCTGTCACACAAGTCAAAGCAGGAGTCTTGAGACATTTCCCAGATCTTTTTTCTGGATCCATACACCATGTATTAAAGAACAGAAAATACAAAATGTTTAAAAccaaaagaaaaaaaacaattcaGTGTCTATGTACAATTCTTATAAACAATAAAGATTTTCTTAACATTTGATTGTAAATGTGTTGATTGTCTATTTCTGGATACACGTTTTGCAGGTTTTATTCACAGAActagatttttttatatatatatatctgctaTAATCACCCCCCTTAACttcaaaacacaatacaaaatataaaagGAATTGGTTTAGTGCTTTCTTACACAAGTCTCAATGAAATCACGA encodes the following:
- the LOC139545250 gene encoding chronophin-like, translated to MAGARAFGFKECRKIGGSQIRNLLNAKDFFLFDCDGVIWHGEKAITGAPKVVSSLIKHGKNVFFVTNNCTRPRGNYVNKFLRLGFTDVMQDQIFSSSYCSALYLRDVAKVQGKVFVIGGEGVRNELLQAGIPFVGDEDAPDGTIFNCALASDVKAVLVGHDDKFTFLKLAKASCYLRDPECLFLATDVDPWHPLQDGRILPGSGCLTAALEVATGRKAMVIGKPSPFMFECISSQFRVDPAQCLMVGDRLETDMLFGANCGLDTMLTLTGISQMKTAQEYRDSDHSTNQSFVPDYVVDTIADFLPAFEN